Below is a genomic region from Thermodesulfobacteriota bacterium.
CTCGATTTTCTATCGAAAAAGGGGATAAGGAGGAAAAATAGTATCGCAAGAGTGACAAGAGTTACCGCCACAGTTTCTCCGTTAAGTCCTAAAACCTCTCCAGGAAAGATTTTTAACGTTTGAAACAAAAAGAGGAAATACCATTCTGGCTTTATATTTTCAGGCGGAGGGGCGTACGGATCAGCCTTCTTTCCGAGAGATGGGGGAAAAAGAACGGAAAGTGTCACAAGAATCCCTAAAAAGATCAGCCAGATCATGAGATCTTTCAAAAATACGTTAGGAAAGAAAGGAATTTTGTCCACCCTTTTCCCTTCAAGAGAAAGAGGAACGCTCATTCCGTGGAATTGAACCAAAGCAATGTGAAAAACTACTAGAAAAACTGTAATGAGGGGAAGTATACACACATGGAAAGCATAAAATCTCGTCAGAGTCTCTCCCGTAACGTCTGCTCCGCCTCTTAAAAAGACCTTTAGGTATTCCCCGAAGAGAGGTAGACTACCAGCTCCTCCTGTGGCAACTCTCACAGCCGCAAAAGCCCTTTCATCCCAAATGAGAAGATAACCGCTGAGCCCGAAAAAGATCGTTATTCCAAGAAGAAGAACACCGCTTACCCAGATAAGTTCACGAGGTT
It encodes:
- a CDS encoding cytochrome bc complex cytochrome b subunit — its product is MNCQKVRNWFSERYDFESLKWFFKKKYVPSHRYEIFYYFGGLTLFLFALQFLTGFALALYYVPHPEHANKSVMDIITKLNFGWLFRSLHHWGAQLLIGVLFFHCFTTLLLKSYRKPRELIWVSGVLLLGITIFFGLSGYLLIWDERAFAAVRVATGGAGSLPLFGEYLKVFLRGGADVTGETLTRFYAFHVCILPLITVFLVVFHIALVQFHGMSVPLSLEGKRVDKIPFFPNVFLKDLMIWLIFLGILVTLSVLFPPSLGKKADPYAPPPENIKPEWYFLFLFQTLKIFPGEVLGLNGETVAVTLVTLAILFFLLIPFFDRKSSMGEKSPVYTAIGTFYLVYFIVMTILGFVT